One Exiguobacterium acetylicum DNA segment encodes these proteins:
- a CDS encoding Ig-like domain-containing protein — protein MERFKRLFISTSLLIGAMQTGMPVTTNAFTQNEKFSPTSVSSGDSRPKAIQARDASDESGVGEKDATPPAPPVVNDITDQTTLVSGKVAPRATVILKIGTKSFGPVTASGTGEFEFIVDRQQAGLMAIVMVIDAEGNVGGETRMTVKDVTPPDAPQVDDVTDMYSYVTGTAEPGTTITVKHQTSIRGESVVGKDGRFKVSIYGNDANTTLTVTATDTSNHRSKETTIIVRDASPPSTPSVFFEVTDRTTLIKGRGSSGSVVYVKVDDKEIGYSPVESESGYEVVIPPQKGGTRLKIMAVDRADNVSQVTEIIVKDTTPPSPPTVNDFSDHSTLVSGWTEPGAKVKIRVGKKIIGEKSAGKDGKYGIVIAKQKSGTELLVQSIDKAGNIGSPRKIIVLDKTPPPAPTMNPVSDRSTTISGRAEVGAKVFIKIGDNVIGSVIANKGAYSIKIIGLEAGTKMTVHAVDSSGNQSAKRQVTVSDRTPPMISSVSKLKRTDGSVNGKAESDAKITVFRGSQKIGEGKVDGKGIFKVKIKKQKGGSVLIIRAQDKSGNKSKDKTIRVL, from the coding sequence ATGGAAAGGTTCAAGCGATTATTCATCAGTACGAGTCTATTGATTGGCGCGATGCAGACGGGCATGCCCGTCACGACGAACGCCTTCACACAAAATGAAAAGTTTAGTCCCACGAGTGTTTCTTCTGGAGATTCTAGACCTAAAGCGATACAGGCTAGAGATGCGAGCGACGAATCAGGAGTCGGCGAAAAGGATGCGACACCGCCCGCTCCCCCGGTGGTGAACGATATAACGGACCAGACGACGCTCGTGAGCGGAAAGGTAGCGCCTCGCGCGACTGTCATCCTCAAGATAGGGACGAAAAGCTTCGGACCTGTGACGGCGAGCGGGACCGGGGAATTCGAGTTCATCGTCGATAGACAGCAAGCCGGATTGATGGCCATCGTCATGGTGATCGATGCGGAAGGTAATGTGGGTGGGGAGACGAGGATGACGGTGAAGGATGTCACTCCGCCAGATGCTCCTCAGGTCGATGACGTGACGGATATGTATTCTTACGTGACCGGTACGGCTGAACCCGGGACTACGATCACCGTCAAACATCAAACGAGCATCAGGGGGGAATCTGTAGTCGGGAAAGATGGACGTTTCAAAGTATCCATATACGGAAATGATGCGAACACGACGTTGACCGTCACTGCGACGGATACATCGAATCATAGAAGTAAGGAGACGACAATAATCGTCAGAGACGCTAGTCCTCCCTCGACTCCGAGCGTGTTTTTCGAAGTGACTGATCGGACCACGCTCATTAAGGGAAGGGGTTCCTCAGGATCGGTTGTTTATGTAAAAGTAGACGATAAAGAAATCGGCTATTCTCCTGTTGAATCGGAATCAGGGTACGAGGTGGTCATCCCTCCGCAAAAAGGTGGGACGAGACTAAAAATCATGGCGGTGGATCGCGCCGATAACGTCAGTCAGGTGACTGAAATCATCGTCAAGGATACGACCCCTCCATCACCTCCGACTGTGAATGATTTCTCGGACCATTCCACCCTGGTCAGTGGATGGACGGAACCGGGAGCGAAAGTCAAAATCCGGGTAGGTAAAAAGATCATCGGGGAGAAATCGGCCGGTAAGGACGGGAAATACGGAATCGTCATCGCGAAACAGAAGTCGGGCACTGAGCTACTTGTCCAGTCGATCGATAAGGCTGGCAATATCGGGAGTCCTAGAAAGATCATCGTCTTGGACAAGACACCACCGCCGGCCCCGACGATGAATCCTGTATCTGACCGGTCGACGACGATTAGCGGCCGTGCCGAAGTCGGTGCGAAGGTGTTCATAAAGATTGGTGACAATGTCATCGGGAGCGTGATCGCTAATAAGGGAGCCTACAGCATCAAAATCATTGGATTAGAGGCGGGTACCAAGATGACCGTCCACGCCGTCGACAGCTCAGGGAATCAAAGCGCTAAGCGACAAGTGACCGTGTCGGATCGTACTCCCCCGATGATATCGAGCGTGAGCAAGCTGAAGCGCACTGACGGATCCGTCAATGGGAAGGCAGAGTCCGACGCCAAGATAACCGTCTTCCGCGGCTCACAGAAAATCGGCGAAGGAAAGGTCGATGGAAAAGGTATCTTCAAGGTGAAGATAAAAAAACAAAAAGGCGGTTCAGTCCTGATCATCCGAGCTCAAGACAAGTCTGGTAACAAGAGTAAGGACAAGACGATCAGAGTCCTTTGA